GCGCAAGCCTCAAGCTTACTGAAGCTGCTAGAGCTGTATTACGTGGTGAATATGTATTGCAATTGGCTGAACCACGCTTGCAGGCTAAACACGTTTATCAAGACAAACTGGCACAATTTAATTACGATAAAAAGCTTTTCGCCAAATTACGTAGTTTGCGAAAAGAGCTCGCAGATGCGGACGATGTACCACCTTACGTGGTCTTTAACGATAAAACGTTGGCTGAAATGGCGCAAAAGATGCCAACCGATGACGCTGAATTTTTAAATGTTTCTGGCGTCGGTTTTAGCAAGCTTAGTAAATATGGTGCGCCGTTTATGCAATTGATCCGAAATTATTTAGCCGCGAGTTAGTTATGACGCAAATTACCTTCAACACTGAATTTAAGTTTCTGCAGATCGCACCTGATTTCTTTCCCGAAGCCGATGAGTTTAGCTTTTGGGGGCAAATATTCCTAAACCATAACACTATTTCTATTCTTGAAACCTCAGAAGGTGCGGATCGTCATCAGATACGCTTTTGTTGGCAAGGACAAAATTTTAATCTAAATTTTGAACACTACAGTGATAGTTTATGGATCAGCTCTGAAGGCATTGAAGCCGAGTTATTGCTAGAGCCACTTCAGCTATTTTTGCTCTCTACCTTTTCATAATTATTAGACAGGCTCTAATTTTTCTGCTTAATATAATGATATAAAAGAGGATAAATAGCAGGAGGAAGGAAGTGACTGAAAGAGAATATCGACCTATATTGTGTCTATTGCCTATTCTTTATTTTAGTGATCCCTCAATTGCTGCTCCTTCTGTTTTTGACTCTCAAGAAAATAGCTGTAGCAATCAGCGTGAAGAAAACAGCGATGACTTAAACTTAAAACGTCAACTAGATACACAACAGGCTTTCCCCAAAGAAGCTAAAAATAAACACATTACAAAAATCACTTTAAAGCAGTTAAACGTTTTTGACACGAGTTTACCTGAAGAAGATAACTTTTTATTTCGCTTCGCTAACAATGCACATATTACTACTGAGCCTGATGTTATCTTAAGTACTTTACTATTTAGCCAAGGCTCTAAATACAACATTAAAGAATTAGAAGAATCTGAGCGCTTATTACGTCAGCAAAGCTACCTTTATGATGCCCGTATTTATGCTGAAGAAACGTGCAAAAACGAAGTACATGTTACGGTTGTAACAAGAGATTTGTGGACCTTACTTCCAGATATTAGCTTTAGCCGCAGTGGTGGTGAAAACTCTTCCCGCATTGGCTTTCGTGAATCTAACTTACTCGGATACGGTAAAAGGCTCTCTTTCACAGCAACAGAAGATAAAGATCGAAACGGTTATTTATTTGTTTATGACGACCCGGCTATCTTATCAAGTCGCTATCGCGGCCGTATCGAATACGCTGATAACTCAGATGGTGAAAGGCACTATCTAGGTGCTTATTTGCCTTTTTACTCGATAAAATCAACGCAAAGCTATGGATTTTATAGCTATTCAAACAAGCGAGTTGAATCTATCTATTCAAGAAATGAAGCTGTTTCAGAATTTTTGCAAGACACTGAAATGACAGATGCCTATTATGGCATAGCGGTTCAAGCTCCTGAGCAATGGACATATAGATATACTGTAGGACTTCACAACGAAAAACATAACTTTTCTGAAACTTCCAATTCATTTCTTACTATTGCTAAAAATCGAGAAGTTATTTACCCATATTTACAGGGTCAATGGTTGCAAGACGACTATATTAAAGTCCGTAACTTTGACTCTATTTATCGTACAGAAGATCTTAATTTAGGCTGGAATGTGCAGGCAAAACTCGGTTATTCATCGAGTAACTGGG
The Pseudoalteromonas phenolica genome window above contains:
- a CDS encoding DUF3630 family protein, translated to MTQITFNTEFKFLQIAPDFFPEADEFSFWGQIFLNHNTISILETSEGADRHQIRFCWQGQNFNLNFEHYSDSLWISSEGIEAELLLEPLQLFLLSTFS